In Halarcobacter mediterraneus, the following proteins share a genomic window:
- a CDS encoding DUF2958 domain-containing protein, producing MDTDTNELIPKELLETIPNLYETERTLNPICHVKLFTPFSQWTWYIIEISKDDLDTCYGYVQGLDSELGYFSLKELASIKGVFGLGVERDICFLAIPLSRVKEK from the coding sequence ATGGATACAGATACAAATGAACTAATACCTAAAGAGCTTTTAGAAACTATCCCTAATTTGTATGAAACTGAAAGAACATTAAATCCTATTTGTCATGTAAAACTATTTACACCTTTTAGTCAATGGACTTGGTATATTATAGAAATATCTAAAGATGATTTAGATACTTGTTATGGTTATGTTCAAGGATTAGATAGTGAACTTGGATATTTTTCATTAAAAGAGTTAGCATCTATCAAAGGAGTATTTGGTTTAGGTGTTGAAAGGGATATTTGTTTTTTAGCTATACCTTTGTCTAGAGTAAAGGAGAAGTAG
- a CDS encoding DNA-binding protein, with protein MCSIYEDLIPKKVLFSLKEIEQMGIIKTSMSKKLILQRKLEIVKIGNKNHISRIELIRYLDENTISLNSIEFSQNKNIA; from the coding sequence GTGTGTTCTATATATGAAGATTTAATTCCTAAAAAAGTTTTATTCTCTTTAAAAGAGATTGAACAAATGGGAATTATAAAAACTAGTATGAGTAAAAAATTGATACTTCAAAGAAAACTAGAGATAGTTAAAATAGGAAATAAAAATCATATATCAAGAATAGAACTTATTAGATATCTTGATGAAAATACAATATCTTTAAACTCAATTGAATTTTCTCAAAATAAAAATATTGCCTAA
- a CDS encoding YagK/YfjJ domain-containing protein, with translation MKITKRSKKRIASTKEYIDALQEKHSKLCVVRLDMGYKKPYSEEMSFKEVHKDINRNLNNRRNNQSIYEHNVGYILKKEYTEDKGIHIHGIFIFDGQKVQKDVHKADQIGKYWEEQITKGKGTYYNCNKNSYPEHGIGMIDYSDKEKRENLDKAISYLCKDEQHINEDLDKNFRSIVRGAKPKKKTNAGRPRSNKF, from the coding sequence ATGAAAATAACAAAAAGAAGTAAAAAAAGAATTGCAAGTACGAAAGAGTACATTGATGCACTACAAGAAAAACATTCTAAGTTATGTGTTGTAAGATTAGACATGGGTTATAAAAAACCTTATAGTGAAGAAATGAGTTTTAAAGAGGTACATAAGGACATTAATAGAAACCTGAACAATAGAAGAAATAACCAATCTATCTATGAACATAATGTTGGTTATATCTTAAAAAAAGAGTACACAGAAGATAAAGGTATTCATATTCATGGTATCTTTATATTTGATGGTCAGAAGGTTCAAAAAGATGTACATAAAGCAGACCAAATAGGAAAGTACTGGGAAGAGCAAATAACAAAGGGTAAAGGTACTTACTATAACTGTAATAAAAATAGTTACCCAGAGCATGGTATAGGTATGATTGATTATAGTGATAAAGAAAAAAGAGAGAATCTTGATAAAGCCATATCTTATTTATGTAAAGATGAACAGCATATAAATGAAGACTTAGATAAGAATTTTAGATCAATAGTAAGAGGTGCAAAGCCTAAGAAAAAGACTAATGCAGGTAGACCAAGAAGTAATAAGTTTTAA
- a CDS encoding metallophosphoesterase family protein encodes MTILHTTDLHFNKHWFEWISKQQDKYDVFCITGDFLEDSKDETLLEQIEWISNWMKSFTKPLFICSGNHDIEELENEEWFLKVNNIYSDNSIKTINGFKFGSIPYIAAEFYEYDECDVILYHLPPSNTKTSIHKKTNEDWGDKEFYRNIKKGILSPKIVLCGHMHYPTDVRDKINNTTIYNPGVDVSKKVPKHNIIKI; translated from the coding sequence ATGACTATACTACATACAACAGACTTACACTTTAACAAACATTGGTTTGAATGGATATCTAAACAACAAGATAAATATGATGTGTTTTGTATTACAGGTGATTTTTTAGAAGATTCTAAAGATGAGACTCTATTAGAGCAAATAGAGTGGATTAGTAATTGGATGAAAAGTTTTACTAAACCTCTTTTCATATGTAGTGGTAATCATGATATTGAAGAGCTTGAGAATGAAGAGTGGTTTTTAAAAGTTAATAACATATATAGCGATAATAGTATTAAAACAATTAATGGATTTAAATTTGGATCTATTCCTTATATAGCTGCTGAGTTTTATGAGTATGATGAATGTGATGTGATACTTTATCATTTACCACCATCAAATACCAAAACTTCAATCCATAAAAAAACAAATGAAGATTGGGGAGATAAAGAGTTTTATAGAAATATAAAAAAAGGTATTTTATCTCCTAAGATTGTATTGTGTGGTCATATGCATTATCCAACAGATGTAAGAGATAAAATCAATAATACAACTATATATAATCCAGGTGTAGATGTGTCAAAGAAAGTGCCTAAGCATAACATTATCAAAATCTAA
- a CDS encoding helix-turn-helix domain-containing protein, whose translation MLEFLDIDDKDVKEFHKRIVENVKRIRTAKKVTQADLAQTIGHKSVSTIGQIESYYKNKHYNIEQLYKISIALEVDICEFFK comes from the coding sequence ATGTTAGAGTTTTTAGATATTGATGATAAGGATGTTAAGGAGTTTCACAAAAGAATTGTTGAAAATGTAAAAAGAATAAGAACAGCTAAAAAAGTTACTCAGGCAGATCTTGCACAAACAATTGGTCATAAGTCAGTGAGCACTATAGGACAAATAGAATCTTATTATAAGAACAAGCATTATAATATTGAACAACTTTATAAAATATCTATTGCATTAGAAGTAGATATCTGTGAATTTTTTAAATAA
- a CDS encoding helix-turn-helix domain-containing protein, translating to MQDITPEQLYKTIGKNVAKYRKEKKLSQLDLSLKMGYKSVSVVSGAEIYYKSKHFNLEQLLKISQILEIDLCDFLKTK from the coding sequence ATGCAAGATATCACTCCTGAACAGCTTTATAAAACTATTGGTAAAAATGTTGCCAAATATCGAAAAGAAAAAAAGTTATCTCAACTTGATTTATCTTTAAAAATGGGATATAAATCAGTCTCTGTAGTATCAGGTGCTGAGATATACTATAAAAGCAAACATTTTAATCTTGAACAACTTCTGAAAATCTCACAAATTCTCGAAATTGACCTTTGTGATTTCTTAAAAACTAAATAA
- a CDS encoding WYL domain-containing protein, whose amino-acid sequence MVEVYLICIDNSISKYTMYYTKDLNERLSLMPIEKKGKYYSLEGYALGKLGFNDIKNFATLSGIKSLYPDLTNEFITDILNSKLNNAYLIKNQGFEDISNRKQDFEDLSGAILRNSPVNFIYYKKQRKVNPYKLINNNGIWYLLADENDKLKTFTFSKITKFRWEDENKKFSPKKDFLKELEQNKSNWYTDKIEVILQVDNEAKEYFNRKEIFPNQKILDKNDEYLTISTKVSYDDEVLKVVKYWIPYIKIVEPVYLKEKLAKLLKTYIS is encoded by the coding sequence ATGGTAGAAGTTTATCTTATATGTATAGATAACTCAATCAGTAAATATACAATGTATTATACGAAGGACTTAAATGAAAGATTAAGTTTAATGCCTATAGAGAAAAAAGGCAAATATTATAGTTTAGAAGGTTATGCCCTGGGTAAATTAGGTTTTAATGATATAAAGAACTTTGCAACACTAAGTGGTATAAAGTCTTTATATCCTGATTTAACTAATGAGTTTATTACTGATATTTTAAACTCAAAACTAAATAATGCATATCTTATAAAAAACCAAGGTTTTGAAGATATTAGTAATAGGAAACAAGACTTTGAAGATTTAAGTGGAGCTATTCTTAGGAATAGCCCAGTAAATTTTATTTACTATAAAAAACAAAGAAAAGTAAATCCATATAAACTTATCAATAATAATGGTATTTGGTATCTTCTGGCAGATGAAAATGATAAACTAAAAACATTTACTTTTTCAAAAATTACTAAATTTAGGTGGGAAGATGAGAATAAAAAATTCTCTCCTAAAAAAGATTTTTTAAAAGAGCTTGAACAAAATAAAAGTAATTGGTATACCGATAAAATTGAAGTTATTCTACAAGTAGACAATGAAGCAAAAGAATATTTTAATAGAAAAGAGATATTCCCAAATCAAAAGATACTTGATAAGAATGATGAATATTTGACTATTTCTACAAAAGTATCTTATGATGATGAAGTATTAAAAGTTGTTAAGTATTGGATACCTTATATTAAGATTGTTGAGCCAGTATATTTGAAAGAGAAGTTAGCTAAATTATTAAAAACTTATATATCTTAG
- a CDS encoding type I restriction-modification system subunit M, with product MAKAKAVKKQKSMEETLWDSANKLRGTVESSEYKHIVLGLIFLKFVSDTFEERKEQLISEGKEAFLDMVEFYTMENVFYLPKNSRWSYIKQNAKQDDIALKIDTALSTIEKNNPSLKGALPDNYFSRLGLDVSKLAALIDTINNINTIEDKGHDIVGRVYEYFLSNFAIAEGKGKGEFYTPKSIVNLIANMIEPYKGKIYDPACGSGGMFVQSIKFIEAHKGNKKDISIYGQEYTATTYKLAKMNLAIRGISANLGDVPADTFAKDQHKDLKADFIMANPPFNQKDWRGTNELLDDPRWSGYEVPPTSNANYGWILNMVSKLSQNGVAGFVLANGALSGGGDEYEIRKQLIENDLVESIVILPRNLFYTTDISVTLWILNANKKKREFEQNGVNKIHRDRTNEILFMDLRQKGVPFEKKFTQFDEETINEISTTYHTWQSDKDSYENIAEYCYSASKDEVEKKDYSLVPSKYIEFVNRDENIDFDTKMTNLQSEFMQLLKNEEQSKQELLTVFKELGYEIKL from the coding sequence ATGGCAAAAGCAAAAGCAGTAAAAAAACAAAAGAGTATGGAAGAGACGCTGTGGGACAGTGCAAATAAGTTAAGAGGAACAGTTGAGTCAAGCGAATATAAGCATATAGTTTTAGGACTGATTTTCTTAAAGTTTGTAAGTGATACATTTGAAGAAAGAAAAGAGCAATTAATATCAGAGGGTAAAGAAGCATTTTTAGACATGGTAGAATTTTATACTATGGAAAATGTTTTTTATCTTCCTAAAAACTCACGTTGGTCATACATAAAACAAAATGCAAAACAAGATGATATAGCTCTTAAAATAGATACTGCTTTATCAACTATTGAAAAAAACAATCCATCTTTAAAAGGTGCATTACCTGATAACTACTTTTCAAGACTAGGGCTTGATGTAAGTAAGTTAGCTGCTTTAATAGATACTATCAATAACATCAACACTATAGAAGATAAAGGGCATGATATAGTAGGTCGTGTTTATGAATACTTCTTAAGTAATTTTGCCATAGCTGAAGGTAAAGGTAAAGGGGAGTTTTATACTCCTAAATCAATAGTAAATCTAATAGCAAATATGATTGAACCATACAAAGGTAAAATCTACGACCCTGCTTGTGGTTCAGGTGGTATGTTTGTTCAATCTATAAAGTTTATAGAAGCTCATAAAGGAAATAAAAAAGATATTTCTATCTATGGACAAGAATATACAGCAACTACATATAAACTAGCAAAGATGAACTTAGCTATTAGAGGAATATCTGCAAACCTTGGAGATGTACCAGCTGATACATTTGCAAAAGACCAACACAAAGATTTAAAAGCTGATTTTATCATGGCTAATCCTCCGTTTAATCAAAAAGATTGGAGAGGAACAAATGAACTACTAGATGACCCAAGATGGTCAGGATATGAAGTACCTCCAACATCAAATGCAAACTATGGTTGGATACTAAATATGGTTTCAAAACTATCTCAAAATGGTGTTGCAGGTTTTGTCCTTGCAAATGGTGCATTAAGTGGTGGTGGAGATGAATATGAGATAAGAAAACAGCTTATTGAAAATGATTTGGTAGAATCTATTGTTATCTTACCTAGAAACCTTTTCTATACAACGGATATTAGTGTTACTCTATGGATTTTAAATGCAAATAAAAAGAAAAGAGAGTTTGAACAAAATGGAGTAAATAAAATTCATAGAGATAGAACAAATGAAATCTTATTTATGGATTTAAGACAAAAGGGTGTTCCTTTTGAAAAGAAATTTACACAGTTTGATGAAGAAACAATAAATGAAATATCTACTACTTATCATACTTGGCAAAGTGATAAAGATTCTTATGAAAATATAGCTGAATACTGTTATAGTGCTTCAAAAGATGAAGTAGAGAAAAAAGATTATTCCCTAGTACCTAGCAAATATATTGAGTTTGTAAATAGAGATGAAAATATTGACTTTGATACAAAAATGACAAATCTTCAAAGTGAATTTATGCAACTTCTAAAAAATGAAGAACAATCAAAACAAGAACTATTAACAGTATTTAAAGAGTTGGGTTATGAAATCAAACTATAA
- a CDS encoding restriction endonuclease subunit S, with protein MKSNYKKLGQYIQQVSIKNTDLKVDNLLGVSITKQFIPSIANTIGTDMSKYKVVKKGQFTYGSITSRNGDKISIALLEDDEAIVSTSYTVFEIIDTNELIPEYLMMWFRRPEFDRYARYMSHGSTREAFGWEEMCDVELPVPSPEKQKEIVKEYHTIVKRIKLNETLNQKLEDTAQSIYKEWFVNFEFPDENGKPYKSNGGEMEYSDELDMETPEGWISLSLEEVCTLITKGTTPQNMFNKKFDSSVNYLKAECINMFHGIDEKRLSFIEEDTHLKELKRSILKEDDLLFSIAGTLGKFSKVYKKILPANINQAIAIIRVNQDKISLNYIEGLFLSGWHTEFYRDNVQQAVQENLSLTTIKALPILIPCNSVLEKINLVMKSILKTFEQTNKENEMLIELKDVLLSKMATIDG; from the coding sequence ATGAAATCAAACTATAAAAAGCTTGGTCAATATATTCAACAAGTAAGTATTAAAAATACTGATTTAAAAGTTGACAATCTTCTTGGTGTAAGTATAACTAAGCAATTTATCCCTTCTATTGCAAATACTATTGGTACTGATATGTCAAAGTATAAAGTAGTAAAAAAAGGTCAGTTTACTTATGGTTCTATTACTTCTAGAAATGGAGATAAAATATCTATAGCTTTACTTGAAGATGATGAAGCTATTGTTTCTACATCATATACAGTATTTGAGATTATAGATACAAATGAACTAATTCCAGAATATCTTATGATGTGGTTTAGAAGACCAGAGTTTGATAGATATGCAAGATATATGTCTCATGGTAGTACAAGAGAAGCATTTGGATGGGAAGAGATGTGTGATGTAGAATTACCAGTTCCATCACCTGAAAAACAAAAAGAAATAGTAAAAGAGTATCACACTATCGTGAAGCGAATTAAACTAAATGAGACACTAAATCAAAAACTAGAAGATACAGCACAAAGTATCTATAAAGAGTGGTTTGTAAATTTTGAGTTTCCAGATGAAAATGGTAAGCCATATAAATCAAATGGTGGTGAGATGGAATACTCGGATGAATTGGATATGGAGACGCCTGAAGGGTGGATTTCATTAAGTCTTGAAGAAGTATGTACTTTAATTACTAAAGGTACAACACCACAAAATATGTTTAATAAAAAATTTGATTCTAGTGTAAATTATTTAAAAGCAGAATGTATAAATATGTTTCATGGAATAGATGAAAAAAGACTTTCATTTATCGAAGAAGATACGCATTTAAAAGAACTAAAAAGGTCAATACTAAAAGAAGATGATTTATTGTTTTCAATTGCAGGCACATTAGGTAAATTTTCAAAAGTATATAAGAAAATCTTACCTGCAAATATAAATCAAGCAATAGCAATTATACGAGTGAATCAAGATAAAATTAGTTTAAATTATATTGAAGGATTATTTTTAAGTGGTTGGCATACTGAATTTTACAGAGATAATGTTCAACAAGCTGTACAAGAAAATTTAAGTTTAACTACAATTAAGGCATTACCAATTTTAATACCATGTAATTCTGTTTTGGAAAAAATAAATCTTGTAATGAAATCTATTCTGAAAACTTTTGAACAAACAAATAAAGAAAATGAAATGTTGATTGAATTAAAAGATGTTTTACTTTCAAAAATGGCAACGATAGATGGGTAA
- the kwaA gene encoding anti-phage protein KwaA, producing the protein MNDNFRKINLYILSLGLLFAFFIIITIKFPNDCFNIKDLEDWKDILLSNVIPIICLIMLFYSFFAYKKFEFDLKGTTDIPFTVTKVESINYEHLTFLATYIIPLISFDFESVRQMIVLGLLLVVMGVIYIKTDLFYANPSLALLGFYIYKANGSFKNGIRDDIVIISREKFIVGQKVSYIKLDDRIYYAKGVN; encoded by the coding sequence ATGAATGATAATTTTAGAAAAATTAATTTATACATATTGTCACTAGGGCTTTTATTTGCATTTTTCATTATTATTACTATTAAGTTTCCTAATGATTGTTTCAATATTAAAGATTTAGAGGACTGGAAAGATATTTTATTATCAAATGTTATCCCAATTATTTGTTTAATAATGCTTTTTTACAGTTTCTTTGCTTATAAGAAATTTGAATTTGATTTAAAAGGAACAACAGATATTCCTTTTACCGTGACAAAAGTTGAAAGTATAAACTATGAACATTTAACATTTTTAGCAACATATATTATTCCATTAATAAGTTTTGATTTTGAAAGTGTTCGTCAAATGATTGTTTTAGGTTTATTACTTGTTGTAATGGGTGTGATATATATTAAGACTGATTTATTCTATGCAAATCCATCATTGGCATTATTGGGATTTTATATATATAAAGCCAATGGCTCTTTTAAAAATGGAATTAGAGATGATATTGTTATTATAAGTCGTGAAAAATTTATTGTTGGACAGAAAGTTTCATATATAAAACTTGATGACAGAATTTATTATGCTAAAGGAGTAAATTAG
- the kwaB gene encoding anti-phage protein KwaB, translated as MNIEELKNEIEFFNDNTDEIGVSIYAVLKNELNPVKLDIESEALNGLKTLFLDSLNETIINNDELSVLNLSSSDDRVNAIYQYDVDIPDELSCINSVITTDNLPLMNISDTSLLDVQSLLIEIGNDEKQMVLYKTMASINIYGRTNFFLKKSKTRLTKIDDEFLRVSSNFQLMRVNNELFVIDLKSLEKNFGFHEVIKKEATLGVTAIENILLVENTEVLHELIEDVKYARKFTKVAKSSPVLKAKIPNQNIINFCKAFPRLVGKIRFNQSEDKILLDTKVSKDLFIKVLMDDFLTSELTKFHYESVAKDGLDEDSSDEVEES; from the coding sequence GTGAATATAGAAGAATTAAAAAATGAAATTGAATTTTTTAATGATAATACGGATGAAATAGGTGTTTCAATTTATGCTGTCTTAAAAAATGAATTAAATCCTGTTAAGCTAGACATAGAAAGTGAAGCTTTAAATGGTCTAAAAACATTATTTTTAGATAGTCTAAATGAAACTATTATTAATAATGATGAACTTTCTGTTTTAAATTTATCTTCATCTGATGATAGAGTAAATGCAATTTACCAGTATGATGTTGATATTCCAGATGAATTATCTTGTATTAATAGTGTAATAACTACTGATAATTTACCTTTGATGAATATTTCTGATACAAGTTTATTAGATGTTCAATCTCTACTAATTGAAATTGGTAATGATGAGAAACAAATGGTTTTATATAAAACTATGGCTTCTATTAATATTTATGGTCGAACTAATTTCTTTTTGAAAAAGAGTAAAACAAGACTTACTAAAATTGATGATGAATTTTTAAGAGTAAGTTCAAACTTCCAATTAATGAGAGTTAATAATGAGTTATTTGTAATTGATTTAAAAAGTTTAGAAAAAAATTTTGGATTTCATGAGGTTATTAAAAAAGAAGCAACTCTTGGAGTAACTGCTATTGAAAATATATTACTAGTAGAAAATACGGAAGTTTTACATGAACTTATTGAAGATGTAAAATATGCAAGAAAATTTACAAAAGTAGCTAAATCATCTCCTGTATTAAAAGCTAAAATTCCAAATCAAAATATAATAAATTTTTGTAAAGCTTTCCCTAGATTAGTTGGAAAGATTAGATTTAATCAAAGTGAAGATAAAATCCTACTAGATACTAAAGTTTCTAAAGATTTATTTATCAAAGTATTAATGGATGACTTTTTAACATCAGAACTTACTAAATTCCATTATGAAAGTGTTGCTAAAGATGGGTTAGATGAAGATAGTAGTGATGAAGTAGAAGAAAGTTAA
- a CDS encoding Abi family protein, with translation MNNLQEQLQSLKNQENTYQKEHKTFEEQLELLKQRDLIISNPQYVLTKLQHINYYRLSAYFLPFQYPKNLENKNKFLPDTTFENIIKLYYFDTELRKIIFEAIEVIEIYLRTQIAYHHAKSYDAFGYLDISTLRTNKQTEFDELHKDILKEKERSKEVFIRHFKNKYNTTDLPIWTVVEIISFGSLSKLFMLLQEKEQNEVISSMGEINKVVFFKWFKALSSVRNACAHHSRLWNKTLGVSFEVPRKHESFKELSDSKNKIFFALTVIEYILTCIGEDELEFKAKIKSLIKKYPEVDIEKMGFIKNWENNPIWRDK, from the coding sequence ATGAATAACCTTCAAGAACAATTACAATCATTAAAAAATCAAGAAAACACTTACCAAAAAGAACATAAGACTTTTGAAGAACAATTAGAACTTTTAAAACAAAGAGATTTAATCATTTCAAATCCTCAATATGTACTTACGAAACTACAACATATAAATTATTATAGACTTAGTGCTTACTTTTTACCTTTCCAATATCCTAAAAATTTAGAAAATAAAAATAAATTTTTACCAGATACAACTTTTGAAAATATAATAAAACTATACTACTTTGATACAGAACTTAGAAAGATTATATTTGAAGCTATTGAGGTTATAGAGATTTATCTTAGAACACAAATAGCTTACCATCATGCAAAATCTTATGATGCTTTTGGTTACTTAGATATATCAACACTAAGAACAAATAAACAAACAGAATTTGATGAACTTCACAAAGATATATTAAAAGAAAAAGAGCGTTCTAAAGAAGTATTTATAAGGCACTTTAAAAATAAATATAATACTACTGATTTGCCTATTTGGACAGTTGTAGAGATTATTTCATTTGGCTCTTTATCAAAACTATTTATGCTTTTACAAGAAAAAGAACAAAATGAAGTAATATCATCTATGGGTGAAATTAATAAAGTAGTATTTTTCAAATGGTTCAAAGCATTATCAAGTGTAAGAAATGCTTGTGCTCATCATAGTAGACTTTGGAACAAGACTTTAGGCGTTAGTTTTGAAGTTCCAAGAAAACATGAATCTTTTAAAGAGTTATCAGATAGTAAAAATAAAATCTTTTTTGCACTAACAGTTATAGAGTATATATTAACTTGTATTGGTGAAGATGAATTAGAATTTAAAGCTAAAATAAAATCCTTAATAAAAAAATATCCTGAAGTAGATATAGAAAAAATGGGATTTATAAAGAACTGGGAAAATAATCCAATTTGGAGAGATAAATGA
- a CDS encoding AAA family ATPase, with product MSKFELIYLWVEEYKNIKNQRFNFSPRFECRYDKDTEELAITGKEYINIFPDNLNITAIVGENGSGKSSLLDFILEQNEYNGIFVFKYNNKLLVFHKNLKKENIKNETRFEITLNPESLNKYGTSLLFMKSFIDINTYKMSDFLIPRRFFHLTEKIDFISDLHKNSVELFNIVSINSKKEKNDDTLASSYSNLVLNNHFSYLKSKYLHIILKHYPNLKRFIAEHFKIENIKFQLKDLGKIFLASPSFKDNYKRDEFLKNMYTNFDEEKLTINRFKILCLIFCYLKDDEIKKFILSQKNINFVNIYNSLMTQNYDYFFIWDSFINLVESDLEFEKFIEKYLEFIEEIRHDILEFSFTPMLSSGEEKLLYLITNMYNHILNMKKSGVSKFTIIVDEPDTLLHPNWQKKFISLITNFINVFFKNDTFNFIMTSHSPFILSDLPKGNIVFLDKYKENDYEVKNNIQKIGNCKNVTSEINIKTFGSNIHTLLSHGFFMNNGLMGEFAKNTIDKIIKFLNGNNSFIDIPINKIKHTINSVGEDFLKTKLLDMYYKKFNDDFIREQRKQELLKQKNLIEKELKEL from the coding sequence ATGAGTAAATTTGAATTAATCTATTTATGGGTTGAAGAGTATAAAAATATAAAAAATCAGAGGTTTAATTTTAGTCCTAGATTTGAATGTAGGTATGATAAAGATACAGAAGAACTAGCAATAACGGGTAAAGAATATATAAATATTTTCCCTGATAATCTTAATATTACTGCAATAGTTGGAGAAAATGGTAGTGGAAAAAGTAGTTTATTAGATTTTATTTTAGAACAAAATGAATATAACGGTATATTTGTTTTTAAATATAATAATAAATTATTAGTCTTTCATAAAAACTTAAAAAAGGAAAATATAAAGAATGAAACTCGATTTGAGATAACATTAAATCCTGAATCATTAAACAAATATGGAACTTCATTACTTTTTATGAAATCATTCATAGATATTAACACATATAAAATGAGTGACTTTTTAATACCTCGAAGATTTTTTCATTTGACTGAAAAGATAGATTTTATTTCAGATTTACATAAGAACTCTGTAGAGCTTTTTAATATTGTCTCAATTAATTCAAAAAAAGAAAAAAATGATGATACTCTAGCTTCTTCTTATTCTAATTTAGTTCTAAATAATCATTTTAGTTATCTTAAAAGTAAGTATTTGCATATAATTTTAAAGCATTATCCCAATTTAAAAAGATTTATTGCTGAACATTTTAAAATTGAGAATATCAAATTTCAACTCAAAGATTTGGGAAAAATCTTTTTAGCTTCACCTAGTTTTAAAGATAATTATAAAAGAGATGAATTTTTAAAAAATATGTATACTAATTTTGATGAAGAAAAATTAACAATCAATAGATTTAAAATTCTTTGTTTGATTTTTTGTTATTTAAAAGATGATGAAATTAAAAAATTTATATTAAGTCAAAAAAATATTAATTTTGTCAATATATATAATTCCTTAATGACTCAGAATTATGATTACTTTTTTATCTGGGATAGTTTTATAAACCTAGTAGAGTCTGATCTTGAATTTGAAAAGTTTATTGAAAAATACCTTGAATTTATAGAAGAAATAAGGCATGATATTTTGGAATTTAGTTTTACTCCAATGTTAAGTAGTGGGGAGGAAAAACTACTTTACCTAATTACAAATATGTACAATCATATTTTGAATATGAAGAAATCCGGAGTTAGTAAATTCACAATAATTGTTGATGAACCTGATACTTTACTACATCCAAATTGGCAAAAAAAGTTTATTTCGTTAATAACAAATTTTATAAATGTCTTTTTCAAGAATGACACTTTTAATTTTATAATGACATCACATTCTCCATTTATTCTCTCAGATCTTCCAAAAGGTAATATAGTTTTTTTAGATAAGTATAAAGAAAATGATTATGAAGTAAAAAATAACATACAAAAAATAGGTAATTGTAAAAATGTTACTAGTGAGATTAATATTAAAACCTTTGGATCAAATATTCATACTTTATTGTCACATGGATTTTTTATGAATAATGGACTTATGGGAGAATTTGCAAAAAATACAATAGATAAAATAATTAAATTTTTAAATGGCAATAACTCATTTATTGATATTCCAATAAATAAGATTAAACATACTATAAATTCTGTTGGAGAAGATTTTTTAAAAACAAAACTTTTGGATATGTATTATAAAAAATTTAATGATGATTTTATAAGAGAACAAAGAAAACAAGAGTTATTAAAACAAAAGAACTTAATTGAAAAAGAGTTAAAAGAATTATGA